TTTTAAGGCTTTTCCCAGATTAAGATATCCCCAACCATATGTAGAATCAACTCCAGGATCTCCAAGATCTGTAGCTGTAGTCAGAAGAGATTGCTTGATAAGATCTCTTGACATCCAAGGATATTTTATCTGTATAGCACCAGCAGCACCAGCTACAACAGGAGCAGCAAAAGAAGTTCCAAAAGCAGTAGTCTTATAATTTACTCCATTGTATACCTTTTCTGCATTAGCAACAAAACTTGCTGTTATAGCCCAGTTCATTGTTTCTCCTGCCCTGCTCGAACCTCGGTGAATCTCACCAGTTGAAGGGTCTAATCCAACAACTGCCAACCATCCTTTTTCAGCTTTAGGATAAAACTTTGGAAGGAGAGCTTCCGATGTTGGGTTGAAATCCCCTGTATTTCCAGCTGCAAAAATAAACAAAGAGTCTGTTGATGCTCTATTTACATAAAACTCAACAATTCCTGAAGCTACTGGATAATTTTCTTTCGTTATCCCATAAGAAGAATTTCCAAAAGACTGACTAAATATTCTTACCCCTGCTTGATACATTTTTTCATACATACTTCTCTGGAATTTTATCTGACTTCCTTCAGTTAAAAAAGCTGGTATAGCATAAATTTTTACTTCATCATTTATTCCTATTTTGTTCCCTCCTATAAGAAGAGATACCAACTCACCATGAGTATATGTATTATTCAATCTGTTCTGAGGGTCAGCATCAAAACTATCATCAATGAATATTCTATAGTTACCTGATGGATCTTTAAATTCATCCAAATATGAAAATGAACTGTCTATAACCCCTACTATAGTATCTGATTTTTTGAAATCCATTTTAATTTCTGGTGGAATAGTAACATTCTTATTACTATCATCTGAGGATGAGCCACCCCCTCCTCCACC
This genomic stretch from Fusobacterium sp. harbors:
- a CDS encoding S8 family serine peptidase produces the protein MKIKFKYLYIFMILSVLLNGCGSGGGGGGGGSSSDDSNKNVTIPPEIKMDFKKSDTIVGVIDSSFSYLDEFKDPSGNYRIFIDDSFDADPQNRLNNTYTHGELVSLLIGGNKIGINDEVKIYAIPAFLTEGSQIKFQRSMYEKMYQAGVRIFSQSFGNSSYGITKENYPVASGIVEFYVNRASTDSLFIFAAGNTGDFNPTSEALLPKFYPKAEKGWLAVVGLDPSTGEIHRGSSRAGETMNWAITASFVANAEKVYNGVNYKTTAFGTSFAAPVVAGAAGAIQIKYPWMSRDLIKQSLLTTATDLGDPGVDSTYGWGYLNLGKALK